The Desulfohalovibrio reitneri genome contains a region encoding:
- a CDS encoding DNA translocase FtsK: MVGLALLFWAVFLAVSLHTYSPLDPSLNRAVSPGAEVHNLAGPVGSYTAGLLVDLFGIGAALAPILFLYLSVLCFAPRLSIAWWRWAGLILLGLCLMTGAESEALGSALSYGEIGGGGLLGGQLFQLSRLLLRGVGAALFWIFLFLVGVQLAGGVVWSSLLKRLRGKGLDFWRKGRERTERHTKLRDQKAEKKAEKKRRKEEARAAKSAEKEAAREHREAEKSSRKGVESAANPGHEEDDFDLDVNLAAFKEQASGQDEGEFSFEGEESKNKPAPANPKKIKAAPGGLPPLNLLTSHDSQQSGVSRDQLQTMADNLIACLADFGIKGEVTDIKPGPVVTMFEVKPAPGTKISRISNLADDLALAMKALAVRIDAIPGSDAVGVEIPNEERQTVFLKDVFAADSFGKAKSKLTMALGEDIQGTPFTADLAKMPHLLVAGATGAGKSVCINTILMSFLYKASPEEVKLLLVDPKRIELAVYADLPHLVHPVVTEMGMAKSALEWAVAEMDRRYQAMATLGVRNIEGYNEKLPKVDLEQKPEAAGLERMPFLVIVIDELADLMMTAGKEAEMHIVRLAQLARAAGIHLILATQRPSVDVVTGLIKANFPSRLSFQVTSKHDSRTILDMPGAERLLGRGDSLFKPSGGKVRRVHGAFVDEDEIEKVVSFWKARQPQEFAVDFEEWAKENSDEAAEGEPGALDSDPLYQEAVDFVSQQGKASISLIQRRFRIGFNRAARFIEQMEMDGMLGPQEGSKPRPVIKGRE; encoded by the coding sequence ATGGTCGGACTGGCCCTGTTGTTCTGGGCCGTATTCCTGGCTGTCAGCCTGCACACCTATTCGCCCTTGGACCCCAGCCTGAACAGGGCGGTGAGTCCTGGTGCGGAGGTGCACAATCTGGCCGGCCCGGTGGGTTCCTACACCGCCGGGCTGTTGGTTGATCTTTTCGGGATCGGGGCAGCCCTGGCCCCGATCCTCTTTCTCTATCTCTCCGTGCTGTGCTTCGCGCCCCGCCTGTCCATCGCCTGGTGGCGCTGGGCGGGGCTGATCCTGCTCGGCCTGTGCCTTATGACCGGAGCGGAGAGTGAAGCGCTCGGATCGGCTTTGTCCTACGGTGAAATCGGCGGCGGCGGTCTGTTGGGAGGACAGCTTTTCCAGCTTTCCCGTCTGCTGTTGCGTGGCGTGGGCGCGGCCCTGTTCTGGATTTTCCTCTTTCTGGTCGGCGTGCAACTCGCGGGTGGCGTTGTCTGGTCCTCGCTTCTCAAACGGCTGCGCGGAAAAGGGCTGGACTTCTGGCGCAAAGGCCGGGAGCGCACTGAGCGGCACACCAAGCTGCGCGATCAAAAAGCCGAGAAAAAGGCTGAGAAGAAGCGGCGCAAAGAGGAAGCCAGAGCCGCCAAGAGCGCCGAGAAGGAGGCCGCCAGAGAGCACCGGGAGGCCGAAAAGTCCTCGCGGAAAGGCGTGGAGTCTGCAGCCAATCCAGGCCATGAGGAAGATGATTTTGATCTTGACGTGAACCTGGCCGCCTTCAAGGAGCAGGCGAGCGGCCAGGATGAAGGGGAATTCTCCTTTGAGGGGGAAGAGTCCAAGAACAAACCCGCTCCAGCCAATCCCAAGAAAATCAAGGCGGCCCCGGGAGGGCTTCCCCCGCTCAACCTATTGACCTCCCATGATTCCCAGCAGTCCGGCGTCAGCCGTGATCAACTGCAGACCATGGCGGACAACCTTATCGCCTGCCTGGCTGATTTCGGCATCAAGGGCGAGGTCACGGACATCAAGCCCGGGCCGGTTGTAACCATGTTCGAGGTGAAACCAGCTCCGGGCACCAAGATCAGCCGCATCTCCAATCTGGCCGACGACCTTGCCCTGGCCATGAAGGCCCTGGCCGTGCGCATTGACGCCATTCCCGGCTCCGACGCAGTTGGGGTGGAGATCCCCAACGAAGAGCGGCAAACCGTTTTTCTCAAGGACGTGTTCGCCGCCGACTCATTCGGCAAGGCCAAGTCCAAATTGACCATGGCCCTGGGTGAGGACATCCAGGGCACCCCCTTCACCGCGGACCTGGCCAAGATGCCACACCTGCTGGTTGCGGGCGCGACAGGCGCGGGCAAAAGCGTATGCATCAACACCATACTCATGAGCTTCCTCTACAAGGCCTCGCCGGAAGAAGTGAAGCTTTTGCTGGTGGATCCCAAGCGCATTGAGTTGGCCGTATACGCCGACCTGCCGCACCTGGTGCATCCTGTGGTCACGGAGATGGGCATGGCCAAAAGCGCCCTGGAATGGGCGGTTGCCGAGATGGACCGGCGCTATCAAGCCATGGCAACCTTGGGTGTCCGCAACATTGAAGGATACAACGAAAAACTTCCAAAAGTCGACCTGGAGCAGAAGCCCGAGGCCGCCGGACTGGAGCGCATGCCGTTCCTGGTCATCGTCATCGACGAACTCGCCGACCTCATGATGACCGCGGGCAAGGAGGCGGAGATGCACATCGTCCGCCTGGCCCAGTTGGCGAGAGCCGCGGGCATCCACCTCATCCTGGCCACCCAGCGCCCCAGCGTGGATGTGGTCACGGGCCTTATCAAGGCCAACTTTCCCTCGCGCCTCTCCTTTCAGGTGACCAGCAAGCACGATTCTCGCACCATTCTGGACATGCCCGGGGCCGAACGGCTGCTGGGACGCGGCGACTCCCTGTTCAAGCCCAGCGGAGGGAAGGTGCGCCGCGTCCACGGGGCCTTTGTGGATGAAGACGAGATCGAGAAAGTGGTTTCCTTCTGGAAGGCCAGACAGCCGCAGGAATTCGCTGTGGATTTCGAGGAATGGGCCAAGGAGAATTCGGACGAGGCGGCGGAAGGCGAACCCGGTGCGCTGGACAGCGATCCCCTTTACCAGGAGGCTGTGGACTTCGTCAGCCAGCAGGGCAAGGCATCCATATCCCTCATCCAGCGGCGATTCCGCATCGGCTTCAACCGTGCCGCCCGGTTCATCGAACAAATGGAGATGGACGGCATGCTCGGCCCCCAGGAGGGAAGCAAACCCAGGCCGGTCATCAAGGGGCGGGAGTAG
- a CDS encoding L-2-amino-thiazoline-4-carboxylic acid hydrolase produces MVSLNRGVNDMDDMPQIVRRKVQAETFARMFEIFRAEHGRQAALDLIGRMTREEAEEAGRSFAETAPDGPNLHHFSGVVDIWRAGDALDIARVQLEENRLEIEVSGCGYVEAYKAMGLADDLIFQLSCVRDGAFAQGYSSSLRLERPETISCGNVRCLFRYTWD; encoded by the coding sequence ATGGTGTCGCTCAACCGGGGAGTGAACGATATGGATGATATGCCGCAAATCGTCAGACGCAAGGTCCAGGCGGAGACATTCGCCAGAATGTTCGAGATTTTCCGGGCGGAGCACGGCCGTCAGGCCGCCTTGGACCTCATCGGTCGAATGACCAGGGAGGAAGCGGAAGAGGCGGGGCGCTCCTTTGCCGAAACCGCGCCTGATGGCCCGAATCTGCACCACTTTTCCGGCGTGGTGGACATTTGGCGGGCCGGAGATGCCTTGGATATTGCTCGAGTACAACTTGAAGAAAACCGCTTGGAGATAGAAGTGTCAGGATGCGGCTACGTTGAGGCCTACAAGGCCATGGGCTTGGCGGACGACCTCATCTTTCAGCTTTCCTGCGTCCGTGACGGGGCGTTCGCCCAAGGATACTCGAGCAGCCTGCGGCTGGAAAGACCGGAAACCATCAGTTGCGGCAACGTCAGATGCCTGTTCCGCTACACCTGGGATTGA
- a CDS encoding LolA family protein, whose amino-acid sequence MRFRSIVPIALLVLFTVSWAAPVAGAEVAKAIQQKYESLESFRADFKQQLKNAASGEIEEREGSIAYEKPGLIRWETVRPEPEVLVVGQEAVWNYFPKDELAIKSPVEQVLGSKTMLRFLSGKARLDEDFWIEDEGREAGLIKLGLTPKNPEPSLVRATVWVDPETYLLRSILLIDFYGNANKLGLDNLVLDPKLPSDLFSFTPPEGVEVEDNTVSPGQPTS is encoded by the coding sequence ATGCGCTTCCGAAGCATAGTCCCCATAGCGCTCCTGGTTCTGTTTACCGTGAGCTGGGCCGCGCCAGTGGCGGGGGCGGAAGTGGCCAAGGCCATTCAGCAAAAGTACGAGTCTCTGGAGAGTTTCCGGGCGGACTTCAAGCAGCAGTTGAAGAACGCAGCTTCCGGTGAAATCGAGGAGCGCGAAGGCTCCATCGCCTATGAAAAACCCGGGCTCATCCGCTGGGAAACGGTTCGCCCCGAACCGGAGGTTCTCGTTGTCGGCCAAGAGGCGGTCTGGAACTATTTCCCCAAGGATGAATTGGCCATCAAGAGCCCGGTGGAACAGGTTCTCGGTTCCAAGACCATGCTGCGCTTCCTATCCGGCAAAGCGCGACTTGACGAGGATTTCTGGATTGAGGACGAGGGCAGGGAAGCTGGCCTTATCAAGCTTGGGCTGACGCCAAAGAATCCGGAACCGAGCCTGGTGCGGGCCACTGTCTGGGTTGACCCGGAAACATATTTGCTGCGCAGCATCCTGCTCATTGATTTCTACGGCAACGCCAACAAGCTGGGGCTGGACAACCTGGTTTTGGATCCGAAATTGCCCAGCGACCTGTTTTCTTTCACGCCGCCGGAAGGGGTGGAAGTCGAGGACAACACCGTCAGCCCAGGCCAACCGACTTCTTGA
- a CDS encoding pseudouridine synthase — MAATRLNKAIAQSGVCSRRKADELVFAGRVYVDGEKVTEPGRRVDPARSRIEVDGALLPSPAEEHAYLMLHKPVRTVTTAKDPQGRTTVLDLLPEKWNGRRLVPVGRLDFFSEGLLLLTDDGELTNRMTHPRYHLPKVYQLRVLGNVDKHGVQTIRQGMRLSDGTDLSPVEAEIVKRDRDETELRLVLRQGVNRQIRRMCDDLGWAVLRLRRVAQGPLELGKLPPGEIRSLDGGEVAALKKSVGLG, encoded by the coding sequence ATGGCTGCAACCCGACTCAACAAAGCCATCGCCCAGTCCGGAGTATGCTCTCGCCGCAAGGCGGATGAACTGGTCTTCGCCGGACGCGTGTACGTGGACGGCGAAAAGGTTACAGAACCCGGACGCCGCGTCGATCCCGCCCGCAGCCGCATCGAGGTGGACGGCGCCCTCCTGCCCTCTCCGGCGGAGGAACATGCCTACCTCATGTTGCATAAGCCCGTGCGTACCGTGACCACGGCCAAGGACCCGCAAGGCAGGACCACGGTCCTGGACCTGCTGCCGGAAAAATGGAACGGCCGACGGCTTGTACCAGTGGGCCGCCTGGACTTCTTCTCCGAAGGGTTGCTGTTGCTCACGGATGACGGCGAGTTGACCAACCGCATGACCCACCCCCGGTACCACCTGCCCAAAGTCTACCAATTGCGGGTCCTAGGCAATGTGGACAAGCACGGAGTGCAGACCATCCGGCAGGGCATGCGCCTTTCCGATGGAACGGACCTGTCTCCTGTCGAGGCGGAAATCGTCAAACGCGACAGGGACGAAACGGAATTGCGCTTGGTGCTTCGCCAGGGCGTCAACCGGCAGATTCGCCGCATGTGCGATGATCTCGGCTGGGCCGTTTTGCGCCTGCGACGCGTTGCTCAGGGGCCCCTGGAACTCGGCAAGCTGCCGCCGGGCGAGATTCGTTCGCTTGATGGCGGCGAGGTGGCCGCGCTCAAGAAGTCGGTTGGCCTGGGCTGA
- the yedF gene encoding sulfurtransferase-like selenium metabolism protein YedF, with protein sequence MPEIVLDCQGLSCPQPVLRCKERLDTDAPMELQVVVDNAAARDNVSRFLASRGYVAEVTENADGSFHITARSGQAAAECEECRVMGDEEITQLDKRVAVFITAETIGRGDDALGARLMANFLATLPEMGGELWRVILVNGAVRLACSGHECLDKLKILADSGVKTLVCGTCLEHFGLLDSKEVGETTNMLDVVTGLQNATSVIKV encoded by the coding sequence ATGCCTGAAATCGTTCTGGACTGCCAGGGGCTATCCTGCCCCCAACCCGTTTTGCGCTGCAAGGAACGTCTGGATACCGACGCTCCCATGGAACTGCAGGTTGTTGTGGACAACGCCGCGGCCAGGGACAACGTGTCCCGGTTTCTCGCCTCCAGGGGATATGTTGCCGAGGTCACGGAAAACGCCGACGGCTCCTTCCACATTACCGCCCGCTCCGGGCAGGCCGCGGCGGAGTGCGAGGAATGCCGTGTGATGGGTGACGAGGAAATCACCCAGCTTGACAAGCGGGTCGCAGTTTTCATCACCGCTGAAACCATTGGTCGCGGCGACGACGCGCTCGGCGCCAGGCTGATGGCCAATTTTTTGGCCACGCTGCCGGAGATGGGCGGCGAACTGTGGCGCGTCATCCTGGTCAACGGTGCTGTTCGACTGGCCTGCTCGGGGCACGAATGCCTGGATAAGCTCAAAATTCTGGCTGATTCCGGCGTAAAGACCCTGGTATGCGGCACCTGCCTGGAGCATTTCGGACTGCTGGACTCCAAAGAAGTGGGCGAGACCACAAACATGCTGGACGTTGTCACCGGCCTGCAGAACGCGACCTCGGTCATCAAAGTATAA
- a CDS encoding ABC transporter ATP-binding protein, whose amino-acid sequence MSDKNYLQNIYLLKRCLGYFKPYKWRIGLALIAMGVVAASTGASAYLVKPALDDIFINKNTEALYVLPPLFVLVIALKGLGRFFQNYLMQSCGLVVLERLRNQLFSKMVRLPIRFFDDNQVGMLMSRIIYDVMAIRNSMPSIVMLVRQLLTMLFLIGVVFYQNAYLAFWAVLVLPLALYPFIFFGKKLRKLGRRNQVKLADISTFLQESFSGVRVIKAFANESEEEKRFGKENNRLVDIYTRELVYSELSSPVMELVGALGIGLVIFYGGFQVIEGESTPGTFFSFCAGLLMLYDPIKKMNDANKNIQKALAGGERVFEILDAEEIQEEREGEAEFQGPLEDLTFDSVTFSYPDSEAPALDQVDLRVKSGERIAIVGPSGSGKTTLVNLIPRFFLPDSGHILLNGRELDDYTLKSLRLNIGMVSQDPFLFNISIADNIGYGLEGVDQGKIEEAARMAFAHEFITNLPQGYNTVIGERGVKLSGGQKQRLTIARALLKNPPLLILDEATSALDTESERIVQKALENLMQDRTSIVIAHRLSTVLGADRIVVMQRGRVLAEGTHGDLLSTCPLYAKLYHMQFSESGEWELAAEEDKKAGE is encoded by the coding sequence GTGAGCGACAAGAACTACCTCCAGAACATCTACCTACTCAAGCGCTGCCTCGGCTACTTCAAGCCCTACAAGTGGCGCATCGGCCTGGCCCTTATCGCCATGGGCGTGGTGGCGGCCAGCACCGGCGCGTCGGCCTATCTGGTCAAACCCGCCCTGGACGACATCTTCATCAACAAGAACACCGAGGCCCTCTACGTTCTGCCTCCGCTGTTCGTGCTGGTCATTGCCCTCAAAGGGCTGGGGCGGTTCTTCCAGAACTACCTCATGCAGTCCTGCGGCCTGGTCGTGCTGGAGAGGTTGCGCAACCAACTCTTCTCAAAGATGGTCCGGCTGCCCATCCGCTTTTTCGACGACAACCAGGTGGGCATGCTCATGTCGCGGATCATCTACGACGTGATGGCCATCCGCAACTCCATGCCTTCCATCGTCATGCTGGTGCGCCAGTTGCTGACCATGCTTTTTCTCATTGGAGTGGTGTTTTACCAGAACGCCTATCTGGCTTTCTGGGCGGTGCTTGTCCTGCCGCTCGCCCTGTACCCCTTCATCTTCTTCGGCAAAAAGTTGCGCAAGCTGGGGCGCAGAAACCAAGTCAAGCTTGCCGACATCTCCACCTTCCTGCAGGAATCGTTCAGCGGCGTTCGCGTCATCAAAGCTTTTGCCAACGAGTCCGAGGAGGAAAAGCGATTCGGCAAAGAGAACAACAGGCTCGTGGACATCTACACCCGCGAACTCGTGTACTCAGAGCTTTCCTCGCCGGTCATGGAGCTGGTCGGCGCGTTGGGCATCGGCCTGGTTATCTTCTACGGCGGCTTCCAGGTCATCGAGGGCGAGTCCACCCCCGGCACCTTCTTCTCTTTCTGTGCCGGCCTGCTCATGCTCTACGATCCCATCAAGAAGATGAACGACGCCAACAAGAACATCCAGAAGGCCCTGGCTGGAGGGGAGCGGGTGTTCGAGATTCTGGACGCCGAGGAAATCCAAGAAGAGCGGGAAGGAGAGGCTGAATTTCAAGGACCGCTTGAAGACCTCACCTTCGACAGCGTCACCTTTTCCTACCCCGATTCCGAAGCTCCGGCCCTGGATCAAGTGGACCTGCGGGTCAAGTCCGGAGAGCGCATCGCCATCGTCGGCCCCTCGGGTTCCGGCAAAACCACGCTGGTCAACCTCATACCGCGTTTCTTCCTGCCCGACTCCGGCCACATCCTGCTCAATGGCCGCGAACTGGACGACTACACCCTCAAATCCCTGCGTCTGAACATCGGGATGGTTTCTCAGGATCCTTTCCTCTTTAATATCTCCATTGCCGACAACATCGGCTACGGCCTGGAAGGGGTGGATCAGGGCAAGATCGAGGAAGCCGCCCGCATGGCCTTCGCCCATGAGTTTATCACCAACTTGCCGCAGGGATACAACACGGTTATCGGTGAGCGGGGGGTGAAACTCTCCGGCGGCCAGAAACAACGGCTGACAATAGCCCGGGCCTTGCTCAAGAACCCGCCGCTCCTCATTCTGGACGAGGCCACCAGCGCCCTGGACACGGAATCGGAGCGCATCGTGCAGAAGGCTCTGGAAAACCTCATGCAAGACCGCACCTCCATCGTCATCGCCCACCGCCTTTCCACGGTGCTGGGCGCGGACCGCATCGTGGTCATGCAGCGGGGACGGGTTTTGGCGGAAGGAACGCACGGCGACCTGCTTTCCACCTGCCCCCTCTACGCCAAGCTCTACCACATGCAGTTCTCCGAATCCGGCGAATGGGAACTCGCGGCGGAAGAGGACAAGAAAGCGGGAGAGTAG
- a CDS encoding lysophospholipid acyltransferase family protein — translation MRLDPRLIGGPLHLAYRAWCASLRFREEGFQPTREFIESGGKTVFAFWHDELFPIPYYGLQLDLPCVAVVSRSQDGEFLSQVLHRLGVETARGSSHRGGLAALREAARLMDQGRHATITVDGPKGPRHQAKEGAVYLAHRAGARITPLRVRFSRRYIFHKAWDRFQLPWPGSRVDFRFGLPYAVEMDRLDASTLKRETSRLEENLAALA, via the coding sequence GTGCGTCTCGACCCACGCCTGATTGGCGGACCACTCCATTTGGCTTATCGAGCTTGGTGCGCCAGCCTGCGTTTTCGGGAGGAAGGCTTTCAACCCACTCGCGAGTTCATTGAATCAGGCGGTAAAACGGTATTCGCTTTCTGGCACGATGAATTGTTTCCCATCCCCTATTATGGATTACAGCTTGACCTGCCATGCGTCGCTGTTGTCTCGCGGAGTCAAGACGGTGAATTTCTGAGCCAGGTGCTCCATCGTCTGGGGGTTGAAACGGCTCGGGGGTCGAGCCACCGAGGCGGCTTGGCCGCCCTGCGTGAAGCGGCCAGGCTCATGGACCAGGGACGCCACGCCACCATCACGGTGGATGGACCCAAAGGGCCTCGTCACCAAGCCAAGGAAGGAGCGGTCTACCTAGCCCACCGGGCCGGCGCGCGCATAACCCCGTTGCGGGTACGTTTCTCCCGAAGATACATCTTCCACAAGGCATGGGATCGTTTTCAGCTTCCTTGGCCCGGCAGCAGGGTGGATTTCCGCTTCGGCCTTCCCTACGCCGTGGAGATGGACAGGCTCGACGCTTCGACGCTCAAGCGGGAAACCAGCCGACTGGAGGAGAACCTTGCCGCTCTGGCCTGA
- a CDS encoding polysaccharide deacetylase family protein produces the protein MQQVVWKGRKINSPAVMLTFDDGFRDLLTIVAPILRKYGFKALVFAAPNLLRAEGEEGTAGEIDSNRAFEAFMENGDRSAWLSARELRALAGEGLIEVGSHSLSHAKAPVSAEHDVTDLRHWSYHPFRAFGRAPDLRPELAGPVHLASLGRLEQENEFKARVEENLRKSREILSEVSGHTVSSFAWPWGEEPEEGAELVAKSGYELGFTLRRGSCRRSDAPHSLPRREVKRRKGLQWFKREVDTPWWRGLAGR, from the coding sequence TTGCAGCAGGTCGTTTGGAAGGGCAGGAAAATTAATTCTCCGGCAGTAATGCTAACCTTTGATGACGGTTTTCGTGACCTGCTGACTATTGTCGCCCCCATTCTTAGGAAGTACGGATTCAAGGCCCTGGTTTTCGCCGCCCCGAACCTTCTGCGCGCGGAAGGGGAGGAGGGAACCGCCGGGGAAATCGACTCCAACCGGGCTTTCGAGGCTTTCATGGAAAACGGCGACCGTTCGGCTTGGCTCTCCGCCAGGGAACTGCGCGCATTGGCGGGCGAAGGCCTCATCGAGGTCGGCTCCCACTCCCTCTCCCATGCCAAGGCCCCTGTATCAGCTGAACACGATGTGACGGACTTGCGCCATTGGAGTTACCACCCCTTTAGGGCTTTCGGTCGCGCCCCGGATCTGCGACCAGAGTTGGCCGGACCGGTTCACCTCGCCTCCTTGGGTCGCCTGGAGCAGGAAAATGAATTTAAAGCGCGGGTTGAAGAAAACCTGCGGAAGAGCCGCGAAATATTGTCTGAAGTCTCCGGGCACACTGTCTCCTCGTTTGCCTGGCCGTGGGGGGAGGAACCTGAGGAAGGCGCGGAACTGGTTGCCAAATCCGGCTACGAACTTGGTTTCACTCTGCGTCGCGGTTCCTGCCGCCGAAGTGACGCCCCCCATTCATTGCCACGGCGAGAAGTGAAGCGCCGCAAGGGTCTGCAGTGGTTCAAGCGCGAGGTCGATACACCCTGGTGGCGCGGATTGGCCGGGAGATGA
- a CDS encoding lysophospholipid acyltransferase family protein produces the protein MKDLAYELLAFAGRRQSLERLHSLGDVLGRVMWFGLPTRRKLATRSATLHLSLPKQEAEKVARASFGHAARSFCEIMAAGTADWRFLSERVRVAEPELLRLAKTTDRPVLFATGHLGAWELQSSIFNHFQGKEHNVVVRRSKDQAMNMAMHRLRSRPGLSVLPHRNAVRPVLRSFRKGGMCAMLVDHNCTRDEALFLPFLGMSAAVNFGPALLAVRGDALVMPSALVREGDGYVQRFLEPLDTRELQGDRQERISQTASFYTRAVESLVRQYPRQWFWMHRRWKTRPPEEGQKG, from the coding sequence GTGAAGGATTTGGCGTACGAACTTCTGGCCTTTGCCGGACGCCGCCAGTCCCTTGAGCGGCTGCACAGCCTTGGCGACGTGCTGGGCCGAGTCATGTGGTTTGGGCTCCCCACGCGACGGAAATTGGCAACCCGATCCGCCACCCTGCATTTGAGCCTGCCCAAGCAAGAAGCCGAAAAGGTGGCCAGGGCCAGCTTCGGCCATGCCGCGCGCTCCTTTTGCGAGATCATGGCCGCTGGCACGGCGGATTGGCGTTTTTTGAGCGAACGGGTACGGGTGGCGGAGCCCGAGCTGCTACGTTTGGCCAAGACCACTGACAGGCCGGTGTTGTTCGCCACCGGACATCTTGGCGCGTGGGAATTGCAAAGCTCCATCTTCAACCATTTTCAGGGCAAAGAGCATAATGTTGTGGTTCGGCGGTCCAAGGACCAAGCCATGAACATGGCCATGCACCGGCTTCGGAGCCGTCCCGGCCTCTCGGTGTTGCCGCACCGCAACGCCGTGCGTCCTGTGCTTCGTTCCTTCCGCAAAGGCGGCATGTGCGCCATGTTGGTTGACCACAACTGCACCCGCGACGAGGCCTTGTTCCTGCCGTTTCTGGGCATGTCGGCCGCGGTCAACTTCGGTCCGGCCCTGCTGGCTGTACGCGGTGACGCGCTGGTCATGCCCAGCGCCCTGGTTCGGGAAGGGGATGGCTACGTCCAGCGCTTCCTGGAACCGCTGGACACGCGGGAACTCCAAGGAGACCGACAAGAGCGGATAAGTCAGACCGCCTCTTTCTACACCCGGGCGGTGGAAAGCTTGGTGCGCCAGTACCCGCGGCAGTGGTTCTGGATGCACCGGCGCTGGAAAACCCGTCCTCCGGAAGAGGGTCAGAAAGGGTAG